Proteins found in one Desulfovibrio gilichinskyi genomic segment:
- a CDS encoding NADH-quinone oxidoreductase subunit N, producing the protein MTFNPNLILPEIYQFLVIAMLFIQSIGSPKMRTKVGPLLPIAAALGVVVAVVSVGAQGLVFWDSYRVDHLSQFFKAAIAIGFFITVLNATRQPTLDKEKTTDYFLFLALSAWGLMLLSSAVELITMYLALELSSYSLYTIIAVRAKSKDAAEAGIKYILFGAVATALALYGFSYILAGMHTTYLAELVKGNWSFAASPMAVTGMSLFLIGMFYKLALFPFHFWCPDVYEGTSNETAAFVATLPKLGAIVILIRLATMFKPGYDITTMLAVLGALSMTFGNLAALVQTDVKRILGYSSVAHAGYIMIGLVSGTPEGLAAASFYALAYVAMNLTCFWVVSRVSVDGRNLKLKDLDGLHKRAPTLAFALAVGAFALVGLPPMAGFMGKLFLFSAGWNHGYNWLIIIAGINTAISIYYYLGLVRHAYTNDAEDEAPLPDTSPFSLVGAGLLSVLVLALGLMPSSVFDLALGAGGSLLP; encoded by the coding sequence GTGACTTTCAATCCGAATCTGATTTTACCGGAAATCTACCAGTTTCTTGTTATTGCCATGCTTTTTATTCAAAGCATCGGCAGCCCCAAGATGCGCACTAAAGTTGGACCGTTGCTTCCCATAGCAGCAGCTTTAGGCGTGGTGGTCGCGGTTGTGTCTGTTGGAGCGCAAGGTCTTGTTTTCTGGGATTCATACCGCGTTGACCATTTATCCCAGTTCTTTAAGGCCGCCATTGCCATAGGTTTTTTTATAACTGTTCTTAATGCTACCCGTCAGCCTACTTTGGATAAAGAAAAGACTACAGATTATTTTCTGTTCCTCGCACTCAGTGCATGGGGATTAATGCTCTTATCTTCCGCAGTAGAACTTATTACTATGTATCTCGCTTTGGAGCTTTCTTCTTACAGTCTCTACACCATCATTGCAGTGCGGGCTAAGAGCAAGGACGCCGCTGAAGCGGGTATTAAATACATTCTCTTCGGAGCGGTTGCTACGGCTCTTGCCTTGTACGGGTTCTCTTATATTCTTGCAGGAATGCATACCACTTATCTTGCTGAACTGGTCAAAGGGAACTGGAGCTTTGCCGCTTCTCCTATGGCTGTCACAGGTATGTCATTGTTTCTTATCGGAATGTTTTACAAGCTTGCGCTGTTTCCGTTTCACTTCTGGTGTCCTGATGTTTATGAAGGCACAAGCAATGAAACCGCCGCGTTTGTTGCGACTCTGCCCAAGCTCGGCGCAATTGTTATTCTGATTCGCTTAGCTACAATGTTTAAGCCCGGGTACGATATAACAACTATGCTGGCTGTGCTCGGTGCACTGTCCATGACATTCGGTAACCTTGCCGCATTGGTACAGACCGATGTGAAAAGAATTCTAGGTTATTCTTCTGTCGCCCATGCCGGTTACATTATGATCGGTCTGGTTTCTGGAACACCCGAAGGGTTGGCTGCCGCAAGCTTTTATGCCTTGGCATATGTTGCAATGAACCTGACTTGTTTCTGGGTGGTCAGCAGAGTGTCTGTTGACGGACGCAATCTGAAGCTTAAGGATTTGGACGGCTTGCATAAGCGTGCTCCAACGCTTGCTTTTGCTCTTGCAGTAGGAGCTTTTGCCCTTGTCGGTTTGCCGCCAATGGCAGGATTTATGGGTAAACTGTTTCTGTTCTCCGCAGGGTGGAATCACGGTTACAACTGGCTTATCATCATAGCCGGTATCAATACCGCGATTTCAATCTATTACTACTTAGGCCTTGTCCGCCATGCCTATACCAACGATGCAGAAGATGAAGCTCCACTACCGGATACTTCACCTTTCAGTCTTGTCGGTGCAGGACTTCTCTCCGTGCTGGTCTTAGCATTAGGACTGATGCCTTCAAGTGTTTTTGATTTAGCTTTAGGAGCTGGAGGATCACTTCTGCCATAA
- a CDS encoding complex I subunit 4 family protein, which translates to MQEVAYPILTSLVLFPLVAAFGLFFFRGDSAVRIYTLIVSVIELLLSIPLFMGFKLGSAEFQFVERMNWVKQWGIEYYLGTDGISFLMVVLTIAVLPLCVLCSWSYIKTRVKEFHFCLLFMTAACVGVFTSLDLVLFYVFWEAMLIPMYLLIAVWGGPERKYASLKFFLYTLAGSALLLVAIVAFRIAGGTFAIPELMEKTFSFGFQFWAFLALALAFAIKVPMFPFHTWLPAAHVQAPTAGSVILASVLLKMGTYGFLRFNLPLTPAASVYFAPMMIAISVASIIYGGAVALGQNDIKKVIAYSSVSHMGFVTLGIFLFNLHGLEGALFQMLNHGIVTGGLFMMIGAIYERSHSRDIYDNLGLGKYMPAYMGFWGLFALSSFGFPGTNSFVGEILVFIGAFEQNPWIGACLVPGAMIAAAYMLRISLKLAWGRPSSWKGWKDLNLREWTYLAIPAVFVFYIGLAPALTFKVMDASLIKLQNDVHTKSQAVSIDDERPLDMAWNSIKNIVK; encoded by the coding sequence ATGCAAGAAGTAGCTTATCCTATTCTGACCAGTCTCGTACTCTTTCCGCTTGTGGCGGCCTTCGGATTGTTTTTCTTCCGGGGTGATTCCGCAGTCCGGATTTATACGCTGATCGTGTCAGTCATAGAACTCCTGCTTTCTATTCCTCTGTTCATGGGATTTAAACTCGGCTCGGCGGAGTTTCAGTTCGTGGAGAGAATGAATTGGGTGAAGCAGTGGGGGATTGAATATTATCTTGGAACGGACGGCATCAGTTTCCTTATGGTGGTACTGACAATTGCGGTTCTTCCCTTATGCGTGCTCTGTTCATGGAGCTATATAAAAACAAGGGTTAAAGAATTTCATTTCTGTCTGCTGTTTATGACAGCAGCCTGTGTGGGAGTCTTTACCTCTCTTGATCTGGTTTTATTCTATGTATTCTGGGAAGCAATGCTGATACCTATGTATCTGCTCATCGCTGTATGGGGCGGACCGGAAAGGAAATACGCTTCTCTCAAGTTCTTTCTTTACACACTTGCAGGTAGTGCGCTCCTTCTGGTTGCGATTGTCGCTTTCAGAATTGCGGGCGGAACATTTGCAATACCGGAACTGATGGAGAAAACCTTTTCATTCGGCTTTCAGTTCTGGGCTTTTCTGGCTCTTGCTCTGGCATTTGCGATCAAGGTTCCCATGTTTCCGTTTCACACATGGTTACCTGCCGCACATGTTCAGGCGCCGACAGCAGGTTCAGTTATTCTGGCTTCTGTTCTTCTTAAAATGGGAACTTACGGATTTTTAAGATTCAACCTGCCGCTTACTCCGGCAGCAAGTGTATATTTTGCTCCGATGATGATCGCAATCTCTGTGGCTTCCATAATCTATGGCGGGGCGGTTGCGCTGGGGCAAAATGATATTAAAAAAGTTATTGCTTACTCGTCTGTTAGTCATATGGGTTTTGTCACTCTGGGGATTTTCCTTTTCAACCTTCACGGGCTTGAAGGTGCGCTCTTTCAGATGCTGAACCACGGGATTGTCACAGGTGGTCTCTTTATGATGATCGGAGCTATTTATGAGCGCAGTCACAGTAGAGATATCTATGACAACCTCGGCCTCGGAAAGTATATGCCTGCATATATGGGATTCTGGGGACTATTTGCTCTGTCATCATTCGGGTTCCCCGGAACCAACAGTTTTGTCGGTGAAATTCTGGTTTTCATAGGAGCATTTGAGCAGAATCCGTGGATCGGAGCATGTCTTGTTCCGGGTGCCATGATTGCTGCAGCCTATATGCTTCGTATTTCACTTAAGCTTGCATGGGGCAGGCCTTCAAGCTGGAAAGGCTGGAAGGATTTGAATCTGCGTGAGTGGACTTATCTTGCGATTCCGGCTGTGTTTGTTTTCTACATCGGCCTTGCTCCGGCACTCACTTTTAAAGTTATGGATGCCTCACTTATCAAGTTGCAAAATGATGTGCATACAAAGTCGCAGGCAGTCAGTATAGATGATGAAAGACCGTTGGATATGGCTTGGAACTCCATCAAGAACATAGTCAAATAA
- a CDS encoding Na(+)/H(+) antiporter subunit D produces the protein MEINGFLHPAVAFIALAMALPFFRGQHWKWLLLVPPIIAIAVVFTATMGSFGIIPYLGNTLILGRVDKLSLVFANVFAIQSLIGMIYSLHVKEKAHHASAALYVAGSFGCVFAGDYLTLFIFWELMAVASTFLVWLHRTKTSSAAGFRYFLFHMLGGLFLLGGLLLRYHEIGTFAFLPVDPSAMQYYDWLILLGFCVNAAVVPLHAWLPDAYPEATIPGAVFMCAFTTKTAVYVLARGFSGVYILAVAGTFMAVYGVLYASMENNARRILSYHIVSQVGYMVAGIGIGTAMCMNGAVAHAYAHILYKGLLFMSVGTLMYSVGTADLDKLGGLVGRLPWVVLLYMVGAVSISGMPFFNGFISKTMTITGAAESHHTLLAIGLEIAAVGTFLSVGIKLPYFAFFNKPAKTELKLTKIPKNMYVAMGIAATLCFAQGVYPQMLYKLLPFPVEYTPYTPWHLLQSAMLLAFTGAGFWVMRKIIIPHHGRNLDFDKLYRFIGNAGLQLVCRPVAWADSIWTTVYRVIGLRALMDFAAGSSWFDRKGIDTVVDGTAYTVRNIGRTGAKIQTGRLQDYLGLAVFFALCIYGLVWYLG, from the coding sequence ATGGAAATTAATGGATTTCTTCATCCGGCTGTCGCCTTTATAGCTCTGGCTATGGCGTTGCCGTTTTTCAGGGGACAACACTGGAAATGGCTGCTTCTTGTCCCGCCTATTATTGCAATTGCGGTTGTGTTCACTGCAACAATGGGCAGTTTCGGGATTATTCCTTATCTGGGAAATACCCTGATTCTGGGCAGAGTAGACAAACTCTCACTGGTGTTTGCGAATGTTTTTGCCATCCAATCGTTGATCGGCATGATTTATTCCCTTCATGTGAAGGAAAAAGCGCATCATGCTTCAGCGGCATTGTATGTCGCCGGATCATTCGGTTGTGTATTTGCAGGAGATTATCTGACTCTCTTTATCTTCTGGGAACTAATGGCAGTCGCTTCGACATTCCTTGTCTGGCTTCACAGAACTAAAACTTCAAGCGCAGCAGGATTCAGATATTTTCTGTTCCACATGCTCGGCGGGCTTTTTCTGCTCGGCGGATTGCTGCTTAGATATCATGAAATAGGTACTTTTGCGTTTCTGCCTGTCGATCCTTCGGCAATGCAGTATTACGACTGGCTGATCCTGTTAGGATTTTGTGTTAACGCCGCTGTTGTTCCTCTGCATGCATGGCTGCCGGATGCTTATCCTGAAGCCACCATCCCGGGCGCAGTTTTTATGTGTGCGTTTACAACAAAAACAGCCGTCTATGTACTGGCCAGAGGGTTTTCCGGAGTATATATTCTGGCTGTTGCCGGAACATTTATGGCGGTTTACGGAGTACTTTACGCGTCCATGGAAAACAATGCGCGCAGGATTTTATCCTACCACATCGTTTCTCAGGTCGGGTACATGGTTGCCGGTATCGGAATCGGAACAGCAATGTGTATGAACGGGGCTGTCGCCCATGCGTACGCACATATCCTTTATAAAGGATTGCTCTTCATGAGTGTCGGAACACTGATGTATTCAGTGGGTACGGCTGATCTTGATAAGCTCGGCGGTCTGGTCGGAAGGCTTCCGTGGGTGGTTTTGCTGTACATGGTCGGGGCGGTTTCCATTTCGGGAATGCCGTTCTTTAACGGATTTATCAGTAAAACCATGACCATAACAGGCGCGGCTGAATCGCATCATACTTTGCTTGCAATAGGTCTTGAAATTGCCGCAGTAGGTACGTTCCTTTCGGTTGGTATAAAACTTCCTTACTTTGCTTTCTTTAATAAGCCTGCAAAGACTGAACTGAAGCTCACCAAAATCCCTAAGAATATGTATGTGGCAATGGGAATTGCAGCAACTCTCTGTTTTGCTCAGGGTGTTTATCCTCAGATGCTTTACAAACTGCTTCCGTTCCCGGTTGAATACACTCCTTACACTCCTTGGCATCTGTTGCAGTCAGCAATGCTGCTTGCTTTCACAGGCGCAGGTTTCTGGGTAATGAGAAAAATTATTATACCTCATCATGGCAGAAACCTCGATTTCGATAAGCTTTACAGGTTTATCGGAAATGCCGGATTGCAGTTGGTCTGCCGCCCTGTCGCATGGGCTGATTCGATCTGGACCACTGTGTACAGAGTTATCGGGCTCAGGGCTCTTATGGACTTCGCTGCCGGATCATCATGGTTCGACCGCAAAGGGATTGATACGGTTGTGGATGGAACTGCCTACACGGTAAGAAATATCGGCAGGACCGGAGCTAAGATACAAACCGGACGACTACAGGATTACCTTGGTCTGGCTGTTTTCTTCGCGCTCTGTATTTACGGACTTGTCTGGTACCTTGGATAA
- a CDS encoding monovalent cation/H+ antiporter subunit D family protein, whose protein sequence is MTVSNEFINSTRMLIPLAITMVAPILIWLFRDNQNRREAVSVWAGILAFISVASMVPAVLQGTIREYTLFTIMPGINVSFAADGLAFVFALVASLLWIFATSYNIGYMRTLNEHAQTRYYFCFAVAIFGALGVAFSANIFTLYLFYEVISVFTYPLVAHHQDDVSFNGARKYMIYLMGTSKLFFLPAMVLTYVLAGTLDFNIGNIQHGIFPADANPTLVTITYVLYLAGLAKAALMPLHNWLPSAMVAPTPVSALLHAVAVVKAGVFSVSRVILSGFGVDLMDKLGLGLPTAYLAAFTIITASLIALTKDDIKARLAYSTVSQLSYIIVGVAMLTPEAVQGGLMHIAHHAFSKITLFFGAGSIYVATHIREISKMDGLGRRMPWTFGAFAIASLSMIGVPPVCGFVTKWYLIKGAVTIGQWGLLIALLASTFLNAGYFAPIIYRAFFKAPAEGANLEQYSEAPLTMVIPLFTTALISVWLGLYPQTFLQFINVFGKF, encoded by the coding sequence ATGACAGTTAGCAATGAATTCATCAACAGTACACGTATGCTCATTCCGCTTGCAATAACAATGGTTGCGCCGATCTTGATCTGGTTGTTTCGCGATAATCAGAACAGAAGAGAGGCGGTTTCTGTCTGGGCCGGAATATTAGCATTTATTTCAGTTGCATCCATGGTTCCGGCAGTTCTTCAAGGAACAATAAGAGAATATACACTCTTTACTATTATGCCCGGCATCAATGTTTCTTTTGCAGCTGACGGGCTGGCATTTGTTTTTGCACTGGTTGCATCACTTTTGTGGATTTTTGCAACCAGCTACAACATAGGTTACATGCGAACCCTGAATGAACACGCGCAGACCAGATATTACTTCTGCTTTGCCGTTGCCATTTTCGGAGCACTCGGGGTTGCTTTTTCCGCTAATATTTTCACGCTGTACCTTTTCTACGAAGTTATTTCGGTATTTACTTACCCGCTGGTAGCTCATCATCAGGATGATGTTTCTTTCAACGGGGCAAGAAAATACATGATTTACCTCATGGGTACATCAAAATTATTTTTCCTTCCGGCGATGGTTCTTACCTACGTGCTGGCTGGAACTCTTGATTTCAACATCGGAAACATTCAGCATGGTATTTTCCCTGCCGATGCAAATCCGACCTTAGTAACTATAACTTATGTCCTTTACCTTGCAGGTCTTGCAAAGGCAGCATTGATGCCTCTGCATAACTGGCTGCCGTCGGCGATGGTTGCTCCGACTCCTGTTTCAGCTTTGCTGCATGCAGTGGCAGTTGTTAAAGCCGGGGTGTTCTCGGTTTCACGCGTTATCCTTTCAGGATTCGGTGTGGATCTCATGGATAAACTAGGACTCGGACTTCCTACCGCATACCTTGCGGCGTTTACCATTATTACAGCTTCACTGATTGCGCTTACTAAAGATGATATTAAAGCACGGCTGGCATATTCAACGGTCAGTCAGCTCTCATACATCATTGTAGGTGTTGCCATGCTCACCCCTGAAGCTGTGCAGGGCGGGTTGATGCATATTGCTCATCACGCCTTTTCCAAAATCACATTGTTCTTCGGGGCAGGGTCTATTTATGTGGCGACCCACATCAGAGAAATAAGCAAAATGGACGGGCTTGGACGACGAATGCCGTGGACATTCGGAGCATTTGCAATTGCTTCGCTGTCCATGATCGGTGTTCCGCCTGTTTGTGGATTTGTAACCAAATGGTATCTGATCAAGGGGGCTGTAACCATTGGACAATGGGGACTTCTGATTGCACTTTTAGCCAGTACCTTCCTGAATGCCGGATATTTCGCTCCTATTATTTATAGAGCGTTTTTTAAAGCTCCGGCTGAGGGTGCTAATCTTGAGCAATACAGTGAAGCTCCTCTCACCATGGTTATTCCGCTATTTACTACGGCATTGATTTCCGTCTGGCTGGGCCTTTATCCCCAGACGTTTTTACAGTTTATCAACGTCTTCGGAAAATTCTAA
- the nuoK gene encoding NADH-quinone oxidoreductase subunit NuoK: MSPLMMYQLVALGLLAIGLYGIVWRKSLVGMLISVELMLNGAGLSIVSASQLTAADSATGQIATLFVMGLAAAEATLVLAIIVVVAKRFKSTETDVVSRLKG; the protein is encoded by the coding sequence ATGAGTCCGCTCATGATGTATCAGCTTGTGGCTCTTGGACTGCTGGCAATAGGTCTTTACGGAATTGTCTGGCGCAAGAGTTTGGTAGGGATGCTCATTTCGGTGGAACTTATGCTCAATGGAGCCGGGCTTTCCATTGTTTCAGCATCACAATTGACCGCAGCCGATAGTGCGACAGGGCAGATAGCTACTCTTTTTGTCATGGGACTGGCTGCTGCCGAGGCCACACTTGTACTTGCAATTATTGTGGTCGTTGCAAAACGGTTCAAAAGTACTGAAACAGATGTTGTTTCAAGGCTGAAGGGTTGA
- a CDS encoding NADH-quinone oxidoreductase subunit J family protein, with protein sequence MELLAKIAFVVYTLLVLGGGCFAVGAHSLVRAMVGLITSLMGVAGMYLLMAAPFMAFMQILIYVGAVCVLIFFAIMLSRADAQGIESGARRPGKALLSALAFISPVFVIGLVVVNYQPVSIKLPVEVPLAVLGKGLLDNYSLAFELISVVLLAAMAGAVLLAFEKKGRAAE encoded by the coding sequence ATGGAACTGTTGGCTAAAATCGCTTTCGTTGTGTACACGCTGCTGGTTCTCGGCGGAGGGTGTTTTGCGGTCGGGGCGCACAGTCTGGTTCGGGCAATGGTCGGGCTTATAACATCTTTGATGGGTGTTGCCGGAATGTATTTGCTGATGGCTGCACCGTTTATGGCTTTTATGCAGATACTTATCTACGTGGGCGCAGTCTGTGTTTTAATCTTTTTTGCCATCATGCTCAGCAGGGCTGATGCTCAAGGGATTGAATCAGGTGCTCGCAGACCCGGAAAAGCCTTGCTGTCCGCACTGGCATTTATTTCGCCGGTCTTTGTAATCGGATTGGTAGTCGTTAATTATCAGCCGGTAAGTATTAAACTTCCGGTAGAAGTTCCTCTTGCTGTCTTAGGTAAAGGTCTGCTTGATAATTATTCGCTTGCCTTCGAACTTATTTCAGTGGTTCTGCTGGCGGCAATGGCCGGAGCTGTGCTGCTTGCTTTCGAAAAAAAAGGGAGGGCAGCTGAATGA
- a CDS encoding 4Fe-4S binding protein, with translation MTAIKRIWENVTGLWSLVVGLKITGKNFADKQITLHYPRETVTEAQLEGFRGPLELVGKPKDPASPKCIACMMCVTVCPSKCLTVLKAKDPVPTEEELQVMKEAEARGEKVEKPKAPKKPSKFIYDYTLCSLCGLCSENCPVKSLRYSSNVYLASTDRNAFKMDLLARLATQAKAKTPPNEPENSTRED, from the coding sequence ATGACCGCAATTAAAAGGATATGGGAAAACGTCACAGGACTTTGGAGTCTTGTTGTCGGGCTCAAAATTACGGGGAAGAATTTTGCAGATAAGCAGATTACTCTGCACTATCCGCGTGAAACTGTTACAGAAGCGCAATTAGAAGGTTTCAGAGGTCCGTTGGAACTGGTGGGTAAACCGAAGGATCCGGCTTCGCCAAAATGTATAGCGTGTATGATGTGCGTTACTGTCTGTCCCAGTAAGTGTCTTACAGTTCTCAAGGCGAAAGATCCTGTTCCGACTGAAGAAGAATTACAGGTGATGAAAGAGGCGGAAGCGCGCGGAGAAAAGGTTGAAAAGCCGAAAGCTCCGAAAAAACCTTCTAAATTTATTTATGATTATACGCTTTGTTCACTTTGCGGATTGTGCTCTGAAAACTGTCCGGTTAAATCGCTGAGATATTCCAGCAATGTGTATCTCGCTTCAACTGATCGCAACGCTTTTAAAATGGATCTTCTGGCTCGTCTTGCCACCCAAGCTAAGGCTAAGACGCCTCCCAATGAACCTGAAAATTCAACGAGGGAAGATTGA
- the nuoH gene encoding NADH-quinone oxidoreductase subunit NuoH — MSQIPVELVKLLIALVAIAAFVGLNGLVLVYLERKVAGHIQRRPGPFEVGPHGLLQPLADAVKLIGKQLFTPKSADGFLFWLAPIISFLPALLLFVPIPFGPIATGMEMNLGLLLILAFSGLNVLALCLAGWGSNNKYGMLGAARAVAQSVAYEIPLLLAVLAIAFQTGSLNLSEIVQGQGGWPWQWNAVLQPLAFIIYFVSALGETNRAPFDLPEAESELTAGFHTEYSGMGFGLFFLAEYANMIVVCSVAVALFLGGWHGPFFDGSWWFLAKVYVLLLIMIWLRWTFPRVRFDQLLNINWKWLMPLALLNLLITAFVTKLS; from the coding sequence ATGTCTCAAATACCCGTTGAACTGGTAAAATTACTGATTGCTCTTGTGGCTATTGCCGCATTCGTCGGGCTTAACGGACTTGTTCTGGTTTACCTTGAACGTAAGGTGGCGGGACATATCCAGCGTAGACCGGGGCCTTTTGAAGTTGGTCCGCATGGTCTTTTGCAGCCTCTTGCTGACGCTGTGAAATTGATCGGCAAGCAACTTTTCACTCCGAAAAGTGCGGATGGGTTTCTTTTCTGGTTGGCCCCGATAATCTCATTTCTACCGGCACTATTACTTTTTGTTCCAATTCCGTTCGGCCCTATAGCTACGGGAATGGAAATGAATTTGGGGCTGCTTTTAATATTAGCGTTTTCAGGTCTTAATGTTTTAGCCCTCTGTCTTGCGGGCTGGGGATCTAATAATAAATACGGAATGCTCGGAGCTGCGCGTGCGGTAGCTCAGTCTGTTGCGTATGAAATCCCGCTGTTATTGGCTGTTCTGGCAATAGCTTTTCAGACAGGAAGTTTGAATTTGTCTGAAATTGTACAGGGTCAGGGAGGCTGGCCGTGGCAGTGGAATGCAGTCTTGCAGCCTTTAGCTTTTATCATTTATTTTGTCAGTGCTCTCGGAGAAACAAACCGTGCTCCGTTTGACCTTCCTGAAGCAGAAAGTGAACTGACCGCGGGTTTTCACACAGAATATTCGGGAATGGGATTCGGACTGTTTTTTCTCGCTGAATACGCCAACATGATTGTTGTCTGTTCAGTTGCGGTAGCCCTTTTCCTCGGCGGATGGCACGGACCTTTCTTTGACGGAAGCTGGTGGTTTCTTGCAAAAGTATATGTTCTCCTGCTGATAATGATCTGGTTGCGCTGGACTTTCCCAAGAGTCCGCTTTGACCAGCTTTTGAATATCAACTGGAAGTGGCTCATGCCGCTTGCATTGCTTAATTTGTTGATAACTGCCTTTGTAACCAAGCTTTCTTGA
- a CDS encoding NADH-quinone oxidoreductase subunit D yields the protein MNAFPEGDFYTNHFEKGARDNTMILNMGPQHPSTHGVLRVILELDGEYIVRAEPVLGYLHRMHEKMAEVKTWVQFMPNMGRVDYLHPLAWNHAYVGAVEKLAEIEVPERAEFIRVITSELNRISSHLLWWGAYLLDLGAFTPIMYAFDDREKIMDMMQKPTGSRLTYSSFRIGGVARDLDDDFLKQCAELVPYLRSRLPIYKALVTDNIILRKRIEDVGIMDEDMCMRYGATGPLLRGAGVKHDTRKIEPYSVYDRFDWDVPVYNDADAMARYMVRMDEIEQSLRIVEQAVAMIPEGEYINKKAPKPTWKAPVGEAYFAAEGARGKIGVHVVSDGNKNPYRVKLRAPGFSNLHLFAECAKGTMLADAVAILGSIDMVIPEIDR from the coding sequence ATGAATGCATTTCCTGAAGGCGATTTTTATACGAATCATTTCGAGAAGGGAGCCAGAGACAATACCATGATTTTGAACATGGGGCCTCAGCATCCTTCCACCCACGGTGTTCTGCGGGTTATTCTCGAACTTGACGGCGAATATATTGTCCGCGCTGAACCTGTTCTCGGCTATCTGCATCGCATGCACGAAAAGATGGCAGAGGTGAAAACATGGGTTCAGTTTATGCCCAACATGGGCAGGGTTGATTATCTACACCCTCTTGCATGGAACCACGCATATGTCGGAGCAGTTGAAAAACTGGCCGAAATAGAAGTTCCTGAACGCGCCGAATTTATCAGAGTTATTACTTCCGAATTAAACAGAATTTCATCACATCTGCTCTGGTGGGGGGCCTACCTTCTTGATCTCGGAGCTTTTACTCCGATTATGTATGCCTTTGATGACCGCGAAAAAATCATGGATATGATGCAGAAACCGACCGGTTCAAGACTGACTTACAGTTCTTTCCGCATCGGCGGCGTTGCACGAGATCTTGATGATGATTTTCTTAAACAGTGTGCGGAGTTAGTTCCTTACTTAAGAAGCCGTCTTCCTATCTATAAAGCTCTGGTTACCGATAACATCATTCTCCGTAAAAGAATTGAAGACGTCGGAATCATGGATGAGGATATGTGTATGCGTTACGGGGCGACCGGGCCGCTTCTTCGCGGAGCCGGAGTCAAACATGATACACGTAAGATTGAACCGTACTCCGTGTATGATCGTTTTGACTGGGATGTTCCCGTCTATAATGATGCCGATGCAATGGCCAGATATATGGTTCGCATGGATGAAATTGAACAGAGTCTGCGAATTGTCGAGCAGGCTGTGGCAATGATTCCTGAAGGTGAATATATCAACAAGAAAGCTCCGAAACCTACTTGGAAAGCTCCTGTCGGTGAAGCTTATTTCGCAGCGGAAGGTGCTCGCGGCAAGATCGGAGTTCATGTCGTAAGTGACGGTAATAAAAATCCTTACAGGGTTAAACTCCGCGCTCCAGGATTTTCAAATCTACATCTTTTCGCCGAATGTGCGAAAGGGACGATGCTGGCTGATGCTGTTGCCATTCTTGGTAGTATTGACATGGTAATCCCTGAAATCGACAGGTAG
- a CDS encoding NADH-quinone oxidoreductase subunit C, with translation MSVSEKLLETVTPLMVCKCSFEKTGINYNVFLSPEDISAAATEMLRKKYFLEDIDVVDASEGFLVTYHYARFDSSERVAHRVLLAHNEPLIPTISNVYQGADWHERECADFHGINFSGHPNLIPLLLDPETPQGVLLKDKASRVSVRDLIDPGKSIFTTEGFTLFDEVQAEPEEPK, from the coding sequence ATGTCGGTGAGCGAGAAATTACTGGAAACTGTTACTCCTTTGATGGTCTGTAAGTGTTCGTTTGAAAAAACAGGAATTAATTATAATGTATTTTTGTCTCCAGAGGATATTTCAGCCGCAGCAACAGAGATGCTCCGGAAAAAATATTTTCTTGAGGACATAGATGTTGTCGATGCTTCTGAAGGCTTTTTAGTTACCTACCATTATGCACGTTTCGATTCTTCTGAGCGGGTGGCTCACCGGGTACTGCTGGCTCATAACGAGCCTTTGATTCCTACCATATCAAATGTATATCAGGGTGCTGACTGGCATGAACGTGAATGTGCTGATTTTCACGGTATAAATTTCAGCGGGCATCCGAACCTTATTCCTCTTCTACTTGATCCTGAAACCCCGCAAGGAGTTCTTCTTAAGGATAAAGCATCACGCGTTTCAGTGCGTGATCTGATTGATCCGGGGAAATCAATTTTCACGACTGAGGGGTTTACGCTGTTTGATGAGGTTCAGGCCGAACCAGAAGAACCGAAATAG